The following nucleotide sequence is from Mucilaginibacter sp. cycad4.
TGTAAAACGCATGGCCGAAAACTTAAGACTAAAAATATAGTCCCAACTGAGAATTAAGAAACTTACATTACATATTGCCCGTTGTTGGTGTTGTCACCAACAACAACTTTTTGAACCCTCTTGCTTTTATGATATCTAAAAGCCGTGTCAAATACCGGGCGTAGAGTTGTTGGTGACAACACCAACAACGGCAGAGAATTTAGTCGGAAGTCTTATTTTTGACTTCTAACTTCGAGATCAGTGATTTATGATTCAAAATATGGTGATGGCTCCGGTTGAACAATGCTGTAATACCTATCCGGCTTTGAACTTAAGACTAACGACTTGAGGCTAAAGCAACGCTATTTATTTTCCTTCACCACATCAATGAGCCAGGTTACCAGGCCAATGAAACCGGCAATAAATAATCCTGCTCCTGCACCGCGCGCATAGTCATCCCATTTTTCACTGGGCCCGCTTGGAATGGCCATCCCTGCCGAAAACAGGATAATACCTATTAATAAAAGATAAACAGAGCGTTTTGCTTTATTTTTCATCGGCCTAAATTAAAAAAATCATTTTTTAATTCTGTATTTTTGCAACCTCTTAAAAACGAGGTGAAATAATAGATGTACAAGGAATATAAGCAGTTAAACTTATCGCAAACAGGCAAAGAGATACTGGACTTCTGGAAACAGAAAAATATCTTCGAAAAAAGCATCACCAGCCGTCCGGCAGGTAACCCTTATACTTTTTATGAAGGGCCGCCGAGCGCTAACGGTATGCCCGGTATTCACCACGTAATGGCGCGTTCCATTAAAGATATTTTTTGCCGTTACAAAACGCTTAAAGGCTACCAGGTAAAACGTAAAGGCGGCTGGGATACGCACGGCTTGCCTATTGAGCTTGCTGTTGAAAAAGCTTTGGGGATCACTAAAGATGATATCGGCAAAAAAATTAGCGTTAAAGATTATAACGATGCCTGCCGCAAGGAGGTAATGCGCTATACCGACGTTTGGAACGACCTGACCGAAAAAATGGGTTACTGGGTTGACCTGAACGATCCGTATATCACCTATAAAAACGAATACATTGAAAGCCTTTGGTGGATACTGAAGGAACTGCATAAAAAAGATATGCTGTACAAGGGTTACACCGTACAGCCATACTCACCAAAATCAGGTACCGGACTTAGCTCGCACGAGCTTAACCAACCAGGCACCTACAAAATGGTGAAGGATACTACCATAACCGCCCAGTTTAAAGTTAAACGCGACGGCGATTCGGAGTTTTTATTCAATGGTATAGATACCGAAGTATTTATCCTGGCCTGGACAACTACCCCGTGGACTTTGCCGTCAAACTGCGCCCTTGCTGTTGGCGAAGGCATTACCTATGCTAAGATCAGCACTTTCAATCCTTACACTTACCTGCCGGTTTGTGTAGTACTGGCTAAAGACCTGGTTAAGAAATATTTTAAAGCCGAAGGTGAAAATGCTTCGTTTGCCGATTACAAAGGTGGCGACAAGATCATCCCATGGAAAATTGAGGCCGAAGTAAAAGGCAATCAACTGGTGGGTATCCACTATGAGCAACTGATGCCTTATGTAACCAATGAAGATCTGGAGCAAAACGCTTTCCGCGTTATCCCCGCCGATTTTGTTACTACTGAAGATGGTACCGGTATAGTACACACCGCATCTGTTTTTGGTGCGGATGACTTCAGGGCCTGTAAGGAAAACAACGTACCATCGGTAATGGTAAAGGATGAAACAGGCAAGGATGTTCCGTTGGTGAACAAACAGGGCCGTTTTGTTGACGAGGTTACTGATTACGCAGGCCGCTACGTTAAAGAGGAATATTATACCGACGCAGAGCGTGCCGAAGAAGGTTTTAAACCAACCGACGTACTCATCTCTATCAAATTAAAAACCGAGAACCGCGCGTTCGACGTTAAAAAATACGAGCACAGCTACCCCCACTCATGGCGCAGCGACGAGCCGATATTATATTATCCGCTCGATAGCTGGTTTATCCGTACCACCGCGGTGAAGGATAAAATGGTGGAGCTGAACAAAACCATTAACTGGAAACCGGAATCAACCGGTACAGGCCGTTTTGGTAACTGGCTTGAAAATTTGGTCGACTGGAACCTTTCGCGTTCACGCTACTGGGGTACCCCGCTGCCTATCTGGCGCGAGGAAAACGGTGCCGAAGAGATCTGCATCGGTTCAATAGCCGAACTGAATGCCGAAATAGCAAAATCGATCAAAGCAGGTTTTATGCCAGAGGGCTTTGTGTTGGAGGATATGCACCGCCCTTATGTTGATGATGTAGTTTTAGTATCATCAACAGGTAATAAAATGTTGCGCGAACCCGATCTGATTGACGTTTGGTTTGATTCGGGTGCTATGCCTTATGCGCAATGGCATTTCCCGTTTGAAGGTCAGGAGGAATTTAAGAACGCTTACCCGGCCGATTTCATTGCCGAAGGCGTTGACCAAACCCGCGGCTGGTTTTTCACCCTGCACGCTATAGCTGTAATGTTAAGCGAAGCAAGTGATGAGGTAAAAGCTATCAATGAGCAGGTTGGCAATAAAGGCATTGCGTTTAAAAACGTGGTATCAAACGGCCTGGTGCTTGATAAAAACGGCAACAAAATGTCTAAGCGCTTAGGCAATGCCGTTGATCCGTTCGAAACCATCGAAAAATATGGGGCCGATGCGGCCCGCTGGTACATGATCAGCAATGCATCGCCATGGGATAACCTTAAATTTAACGAAGAAGGGATAGATGAAGTTAGGCGTAAGTTTTTTGGTACGCTGTACAATACCTATTCATTCTTCACCCTGTACGCCAATATTGATAAGTTCACTTACAGCGAAGCTGAGATAGAGATCAGCAAGCGCCCGGAGATCGACCGCTGGATTATATCGTTGTTAAACACCCTGGGCAAAGAAGTTGATGGTTATTATGCCGATTTTGAGCCTACCAAGGCTGCCCGCGCTATCCAGGAGTTTGTGGATGTACATTTCAGTAACTGGTTTATCCGTTTAAGCCGCCGCCGTTTCTGGAAATCTGATAACACAGAAGATAAGCTTTCGGCTTATCAAACATTATACACCTGCTTAATCACTATCAGCAAGCTGATGTCGCCCATTGCGCC
It contains:
- the ileS gene encoding isoleucine--tRNA ligase, encoding MYKEYKQLNLSQTGKEILDFWKQKNIFEKSITSRPAGNPYTFYEGPPSANGMPGIHHVMARSIKDIFCRYKTLKGYQVKRKGGWDTHGLPIELAVEKALGITKDDIGKKISVKDYNDACRKEVMRYTDVWNDLTEKMGYWVDLNDPYITYKNEYIESLWWILKELHKKDMLYKGYTVQPYSPKSGTGLSSHELNQPGTYKMVKDTTITAQFKVKRDGDSEFLFNGIDTEVFILAWTTTPWTLPSNCALAVGEGITYAKISTFNPYTYLPVCVVLAKDLVKKYFKAEGENASFADYKGGDKIIPWKIEAEVKGNQLVGIHYEQLMPYVTNEDLEQNAFRVIPADFVTTEDGTGIVHTASVFGADDFRACKENNVPSVMVKDETGKDVPLVNKQGRFVDEVTDYAGRYVKEEYYTDAERAEEGFKPTDVLISIKLKTENRAFDVKKYEHSYPHSWRSDEPILYYPLDSWFIRTTAVKDKMVELNKTINWKPESTGTGRFGNWLENLVDWNLSRSRYWGTPLPIWREENGAEEICIGSIAELNAEIAKSIKAGFMPEGFVLEDMHRPYVDDVVLVSSTGNKMLREPDLIDVWFDSGAMPYAQWHFPFEGQEEFKNAYPADFIAEGVDQTRGWFFTLHAIAVMLSEASDEVKAINEQVGNKGIAFKNVVSNGLVLDKNGNKMSKRLGNAVDPFETIEKYGADAARWYMISNASPWDNLKFNEEGIDEVRRKFFGTLYNTYSFFTLYANIDKFTYSEAEIEISKRPEIDRWIISLLNTLGKEVDGYYADFEPTKAARAIQEFVDVHFSNWFIRLSRRRFWKSDNTEDKLSAYQTLYTCLITISKLMSPIAPFFADRLYCDLNAVTRKEEFESVHLAYFPEYNSALVDAELEERMQLAQDVSSLTLSLRKKVNINVRQPLSKILLPILDKSFKLHVEQVKDLILSETNIKDIEYITDTAGFIKKKIKPNFKALGQKVGKDMKVVAEAITNFTQDDIAALETNGNIQVLDGKYEVLATDVEIIAEDVPGWQVANLGKLTVALDVTITNELKQEGISREFINRVQNIRKTKGFEVTDRINVQVSSTPAIREAVENNLSYICAEILADSITFVNNLTGGEPVTIDEQEILIAISKV